From a single Aquificaceae bacterium genomic region:
- the cas5b gene encoding type I-B CRISPR-associated protein Cas5b codes for MQKPSKLLKFRLFSKFAFFRTRFSFKGIETYPLPTPSTIIGLLYTACGKKWKEEVFDMSIQGYFEGSMEDFRWHRAVDFNGKSIDRYVLRLPLLLNLEVVVHVKSQDRDTLDYFLEGLLRPRSILRLGEFPTSIISAGYVEYEEREADFLTIPYDAWVPEDINSGFKRGSKGIYFKLPTFWSSVNKPREFIYRGYYYHTKGSLLHGRSILYDEEGLPVWL; via the coding sequence ATGCAGAAGCCCAGCAAACTGCTTAAGTTCAGGCTCTTCTCAAAGTTTGCCTTTTTCAGGACAAGGTTTTCCTTCAAGGGAATTGAGACCTACCCTCTACCAACACCATCAACCATAATAGGACTTTTATACACTGCCTGTGGGAAAAAGTGGAAGGAAGAGGTTTTTGATATGTCCATACAGGGATACTTTGAGGGTAGTATGGAAGACTTCAGGTGGCACAGAGCGGTAGATTTTAACGGAAAAAGCATAGACCGCTACGTTCTGAGGCTGCCCCTTTTGCTAAACCTTGAGGTTGTGGTTCATGTAAAAAGTCAGGATAGGGATACTCTTGATTATTTTCTGGAAGGTCTTTTGAGACCGAGGAGCATCCTGAGGCTCGGGGAGTTTCCAACCTCTATAATCAGTGCGGGTTATGTTGAGTATGAAGAAAGGGAGGCAGATTTCCTGACTATACCATACGATGCATGGGTGCCGGAGGACATTAACAGTGGTTTTAAAAGAGGCTCAAAGGGTATTTATTTCAAGCTACCCACCTTTTGGTCTTCTGTTAACAAACCAAGAGAATTCATTTACAGGGGATATTATTACCATACAAAAGGCAGTCTTCTGCATGGGAGAAGTATCCTGTATGACGAGGAGGGTTTACCTGTATGGCTGTGA
- the cas8a1 gene encoding type I-B CRISPR-associated protein Cas8b1/Cst1: MAVKFLIDNWLMAVSAVGFLEILAQHDPELYRKVVSVQDRYLLVDKNFWDDVFPDIYEDWAKKNRGLLISFHKNNVRVGGNIAIKSEPPYLRFQTGPLSEFLCQFCLERKAYFKVDGRTVRVFEREIFTPLGSSDDIPSNFSGGRNNLYICKECESLIYCSSAGFTRFRGSNYFLYVEEDPITLWKLNSYFKRKVEGIKRDNRSVRQEFLDMSFLLLSKVASIRLSRIYLVELSSLGQNFNVYSSHLPREIIEVLNNYLSKFPTRLESIYSDVLKQAKGRNLYPVIIRLLEGWSRFKKDKKETSSGRDEYMRISKNLSLYEIDFLLRFQKELEGGYTMNGNVYADIARKISASTEERQRQKLVYDLLRHIRQQDVHGFVERLLFELNKVEGLQLDARERKGLEKLALGEDFKSASLVMVAHLVGGDARGQSGGEEDEEFQSE, translated from the coding sequence ATGGCTGTGAAGTTTCTGATTGACAACTGGCTGATGGCGGTTTCTGCAGTAGGTTTTCTGGAGATACTCGCCCAGCATGACCCAGAGCTATACAGAAAAGTTGTAAGCGTGCAGGACAGGTATTTACTTGTTGACAAGAACTTCTGGGATGATGTTTTTCCAGATATTTATGAAGATTGGGCAAAGAAGAATAGGGGGCTACTTATATCTTTTCACAAGAATAATGTTAGAGTCGGAGGGAACATAGCTATAAAGTCAGAGCCACCCTACTTGAGATTTCAAACAGGTCCACTGAGTGAATTTCTGTGTCAGTTTTGTCTTGAAAGGAAGGCATACTTTAAAGTTGACGGGAGAACGGTAAGAGTTTTTGAAAGGGAGATTTTTACACCGCTTGGAAGTTCCGATGACATACCGAGTAACTTCTCGGGGGGACGGAACAACCTCTACATATGCAAAGAGTGCGAGTCCCTTATATACTGCTCAAGTGCTGGCTTTACACGCTTTCGTGGCTCAAACTACTTCCTTTACGTGGAAGAAGACCCTATAACTCTCTGGAAACTAAACTCTTATTTCAAAAGGAAGGTAGAAGGCATAAAAAGGGATAACAGAAGTGTAAGACAGGAGTTCCTTGATATGTCCTTCTTACTTCTCTCAAAGGTAGCCTCTATAAGATTATCGCGGATATATCTTGTTGAACTCAGCTCTCTTGGACAGAATTTCAATGTGTATAGCTCTCACCTTCCGAGAGAGATAATAGAGGTTCTGAACAACTATCTTTCAAAGTTTCCCACAAGGCTTGAGAGTATATACTCTGATGTGCTAAAGCAGGCAAAAGGCAGAAATCTCTATCCTGTTATAATCCGCTTGCTGGAGGGATGGAGTAGATTTAAAAAGGATAAAAAAGAAACCTCATCAGGCAGGGATGAATACATGAGGATATCCAAAAATTTGAGTCTGTATGAAATTGATTTTCTTTTGAGGTTTCAGAAAGAACTTGAAGGAGGGTATACCATGAATGGGAACGTATACGCAGACATAGCAAGGAAGATATCTGCCAGCACCGAGGAAAGGCAAAGGCAGAAGCTGGTCTATGACCTTCTGAGACACATAAGACAGCAGGATGTGCACGGTTTTGTAGAGAGACTTCTATTTGAACTCAACAAGGTAGAGGGTCTGCAACTTGATGCAAGGGAGAGAAAGGGGCTGGAAAAGCTCGCGCTTGGCGAGGACTTTAAGAGTGCTTCTCTGGTGATGGTTGCTCACCTTGTGGGAGGTGACGCAAGGGGGCAGTCAGGAGGGGAAGAAGATGAAGAGTTTCAATCTGAGTGA
- the cas3 gene encoding CRISPR-associated helicase Cas3' — protein sequence MKSFNLSDYLAKPDGTTLHEHVNWLLNNLETLKALYGDRIELTCPEPYRPFLWKSLELACRYHDHGKMCSDFQKAMKKGVNPSIRHNCLSPAFFIQSVPEVLSDVPEDIKSDLIFLICNAILYHHHRLSKVEDIENVLREEFGIDGLNSLVKHQINKGEYGSMDEYFRDDSEELYGFYYLLKGLLLRIDHASSAKILVEKDPLHEVFKVVEQKIKNLKPFQRQVYEERDKNLILKAPTGSGKTEAGLLFMDSKGFFVLPVITSINAMYERFVNLFGSNKVGLLHSNAFSYLYSRSSEDNTVESIYEDVEYANNFAYPLLVCTPEQILPFVLRFKGFEKYYSVLSYSRLVIDEVHAYDPVAMAYVFKAVEHTVKLGGKALVMSATIPDFLERDFINLGFELIEHEEEDIIRHRIALVDKPVEEATDSILELSQKGKVLVIVNTVSKAQELCRKLEERSLKVYLLHSRFIQRDKRRREKVLRCAIQTKERGIFITTQLAEVSLDISADYLITELSTIDSLIQRMGRVNRRGEKGKPDSPNVFVYTQEPSGVGSVYHKDLVQTTLEALKPFDRSLLSEKDKRDIVNRVFAKVDNFRREYEDTKVYVDRLWELNGYIEPSERKEAMKNFRRIFSLSVVPQIYKEKVSSMIKEFSREKGIGKLKVLMKISDYCLPVPYYLYLQDRDRFLKISELKGYNIYWFRGNYSKHLGLLSLADADDTYQDNIL from the coding sequence ATGAAGAGTTTCAATCTGAGTGATTACCTTGCAAAACCTGATGGGACAACCCTTCATGAGCATGTTAACTGGTTGCTGAATAACCTTGAGACTCTCAAGGCTTTATACGGAGATAGGATAGAGCTAACCTGTCCAGAGCCCTACAGACCATTTTTGTGGAAGTCTCTTGAGCTTGCCTGCAGGTATCATGACCACGGGAAAATGTGCTCTGATTTTCAAAAAGCCATGAAAAAGGGGGTAAACCCCTCCATAAGACACAACTGTCTTAGCCCTGCTTTCTTTATTCAATCTGTCCCAGAAGTGTTATCTGATGTGCCAGAAGACATAAAAAGTGACCTCATATTTCTCATATGCAACGCAATCCTTTACCATCATCACAGACTGTCAAAGGTAGAAGACATAGAAAATGTATTGAGGGAGGAGTTTGGAATAGATGGCTTGAACTCGCTGGTAAAACACCAGATTAATAAGGGTGAATACGGTTCAATGGATGAATATTTCAGGGACGACTCTGAAGAGTTATATGGGTTTTATTATCTTCTGAAAGGTCTCCTGCTCCGTATAGATCACGCGAGTAGTGCAAAAATACTGGTTGAAAAAGACCCCTTACATGAGGTTTTTAAAGTAGTAGAGCAAAAAATAAAAAATCTCAAACCTTTTCAGAGGCAGGTGTATGAAGAAAGGGATAAAAATTTAATACTCAAGGCTCCGACAGGAAGTGGCAAAACGGAGGCTGGCTTGCTGTTTATGGACTCAAAAGGCTTTTTTGTCCTTCCGGTAATAACCTCAATAAATGCCATGTATGAAAGGTTTGTAAACTTGTTTGGAAGTAATAAAGTAGGGCTGTTGCATTCAAATGCTTTCTCGTATCTATATTCAAGGTCTTCTGAAGACAATACTGTGGAAAGCATCTATGAAGATGTGGAGTATGCAAACAACTTTGCCTATCCTCTCCTAGTCTGCACCCCAGAACAGATACTGCCTTTCGTGCTGAGGTTTAAGGGTTTTGAGAAGTATTACTCTGTGCTTTCTTATTCAAGGCTTGTAATAGATGAAGTGCACGCTTACGACCCAGTGGCTATGGCATATGTGTTCAAGGCAGTAGAGCACACAGTCAAACTTGGAGGTAAGGCTCTGGTAATGAGTGCAACCATACCGGATTTTCTGGAGAGGGATTTCATAAATCTCGGCTTTGAGCTCATAGAACATGAGGAAGAAGACATAATAAGACACCGCATAGCTCTGGTGGATAAGCCTGTGGAAGAGGCTACTGATAGCATACTAGAGCTTTCACAGAAGGGTAAGGTTCTCGTAATCGTGAATACAGTTAGCAAAGCTCAAGAGTTATGCAGGAAGCTTGAGGAGCGTTCACTCAAGGTTTACCTACTGCACTCAAGATTTATACAGAGAGATAAGAGACGACGAGAGAAGGTGCTAAGATGTGCTATACAGACCAAAGAGAGGGGCATATTCATAACCACACAGCTTGCAGAGGTGTCGTTGGACATAAGCGCAGACTACCTGATAACAGAGCTTTCAACAATAGATAGCCTTATACAGAGGATGGGGAGGGTCAACAGAAGGGGAGAAAAGGGAAAGCCTGACAGTCCAAACGTCTTTGTATACACGCAGGAACCCTCCGGGGTTGGCTCTGTATACCACAAAGACCTTGTGCAGACAACTTTAGAAGCTCTGAAACCTTTTGACCGCAGTCTTTTATCAGAGAAGGATAAAAGGGATATTGTCAACCGGGTTTTTGCCAAGGTTGATAACTTCCGCAGGGAGTATGAAGATACAAAAGTTTATGTAGACAGACTATGGGAGCTAAATGGATACATAGAACCATCAGAGAGAAAAGAAGCAATGAAAAACTTCAGGAGAATCTTCAGTCTGAGTGTAGTGCCGCAGATATATAAAGAAAAGGTTTCATCAATGATTAAAGAGTTTAGCAGGGAAAAAGGAATTGGAAAGCTAAAGGTGCTGATGAAAATCTCCGATTATTGCCTTCCTGTGCCATATTATCTATACCTTCAAGATCGTGATAGATTTCTCAAGATTAGCGAGCTTAAGGGATATAACATATACTGGTTCAGGGGAAACTACAGCAAGCATCTTGGGCTCCTATCACTTGCTGACGCTGATGACACCTATCAGGACAACATCCTCTGA
- the cas4 gene encoding CRISPR-associated protein Cas4, whose protein sequence is MDLRELRYRGTQVAYSVVCERKLWLFSRGVSFEHLSEWVQLGRLLDERSFRREREEDFYDEPVRVDFIRSRRGLVVHEVKHSRAIETAHELQVKYYIYYLRKKGLEVSHGVIHYPRARQIREVYLTQEDEGLIEDALLHMGEVLSLSLPPPVIDKPYCKKCAYEEFCYG, encoded by the coding sequence ATGGACCTTAGAGAGCTCAGATACAGAGGCACGCAGGTAGCTTACTCCGTGGTGTGCGAGCGAAAGCTGTGGCTCTTTTCAAGAGGTGTGAGCTTTGAGCACCTTTCTGAGTGGGTGCAGCTTGGAAGACTTCTGGATGAGAGGAGCTTCAGGAGGGAGAGGGAAGAGGACTTTTACGATGAGCCAGTGAGGGTGGACTTCATAAGGTCCAGAAGGGGTCTTGTGGTGCATGAAGTAAAACACTCAAGGGCAATAGAGACCGCCCACGAGCTTCAGGTCAAGTATTACATCTACTACCTGCGTAAAAAGGGTCTGGAGGTTTCCCACGGAGTCATCCATTATCCAAGGGCAAGGCAGATAAGAGAGGTCTACCTTACGCAGGAGGATGAGGGACTTATAGAGGATGCCCTGTTGCATATGGGGGAGGTGCTCTCTCTGAGCTTACCACCCCCAGTGATAGATAAACCTTACTGCAAAAAGTGTGCCTACGAGGAGTTCTGTTATGGGTAG